In the genome of Nitrospira japonica, one region contains:
- a CDS encoding peroxidase family protein, which yields MPPVNRSHVMSAVLATVVGCSTIASVTPFTASAADTLFLKSPRTPSRADDSFIRMFPGLPPFAAATDEMRDKAKKVGEAGGILDAMDLLTDPVQSITNPAVFSPNNPDNPNMTAGMTFLGQFIDHDLTLDPKSPLLQNADPRRTTNFRTAAFDLDSLYGQGPQDSPELYDRSSGDIKLRVDVLPGAEAVSRKGATRYDLPRDASNNAVIGDSRNDENVIISQFHVAMLRFHNAVIDNLRAKPELAKASPDRVFQMAQRLVQWHYQWIVLHEFLPITIGQGRVDDILRRGTTFYNGDDARFRNLRGNPQIPVEFSVAAYRFGHSQARPSYRLNFGPDGGNPFFVFIFEDSNDPNDPDPADLRGGKRAARRFVDWQTFFNFGDGNVRPNKRIDAKLSTPLMHLLGMRGPAPGMPQDGVQSLASRNLMRHVNFGLPSGQAIARVMGVQVLTPAQLTELQPYSMDRSTPLWYYILKEAQVLESGLRMGPVGARIVGEVFIGLLRADRSTYLSVDRNWKPTLPSATPGDFKVTDLLRLAGVVPPL from the coding sequence ATGCCACCCGTCAATCGCTCCCATGTCATGTCCGCCGTGCTGGCCACGGTGGTCGGATGCTCGACCATCGCATCCGTCACGCCGTTCACGGCTTCGGCCGCCGATACGCTCTTCCTCAAATCGCCGAGAACTCCGTCTCGGGCCGACGATTCATTCATTCGAATGTTTCCCGGGCTTCCACCCTTTGCCGCTGCGACCGACGAAATGAGGGACAAGGCGAAGAAGGTCGGCGAAGCCGGAGGAATACTCGATGCGATGGATCTGTTGACCGATCCGGTTCAATCCATCACCAACCCGGCCGTGTTCAGCCCGAACAATCCCGACAATCCCAATATGACAGCGGGTATGACCTTTCTTGGTCAGTTCATCGATCACGACCTAACGCTCGATCCCAAGTCGCCGTTGCTGCAGAACGCCGATCCCCGACGCACCACGAACTTTCGCACCGCAGCCTTCGACCTCGACAGCCTGTACGGCCAGGGTCCGCAGGACTCGCCGGAACTCTATGACCGGAGCTCCGGCGACATCAAGTTGCGCGTGGACGTATTGCCGGGGGCCGAGGCGGTGTCGCGCAAAGGGGCGACCCGCTATGATCTGCCGCGCGACGCCAGCAACAATGCCGTAATCGGCGACAGTCGAAACGATGAGAACGTCATCATCAGCCAGTTTCATGTGGCGATGCTGCGCTTTCACAATGCGGTGATCGACAATCTGCGCGCCAAGCCGGAACTGGCAAAAGCCTCGCCGGATCGGGTGTTTCAAATGGCGCAACGCTTGGTCCAATGGCACTATCAATGGATCGTCCTCCACGAGTTCCTTCCGATCACGATCGGACAAGGCCGCGTGGATGACATCCTGCGACGCGGCACGACGTTCTACAACGGGGACGACGCGCGGTTCAGAAATTTGCGCGGCAATCCGCAGATCCCGGTGGAATTCTCGGTGGCCGCGTACCGCTTCGGCCACTCCCAGGCTCGCCCGAGCTATCGCCTGAACTTCGGGCCGGACGGCGGGAATCCGTTCTTTGTGTTCATTTTCGAGGACAGCAACGACCCGAACGATCCTGATCCGGCCGATCTGCGCGGAGGCAAGCGTGCCGCGCGCCGGTTCGTGGACTGGCAGACCTTCTTCAATTTCGGGGACGGCAACGTGCGTCCGAACAAGCGGATCGACGCCAAGCTGTCCACGCCTCTGATGCACTTGCTGGGTATGCGCGGTCCGGCTCCGGGCATGCCGCAAGACGGGGTGCAATCGCTGGCATCACGCAACCTGATGCGACACGTCAACTTCGGATTGCCGTCCGGACAGGCGATCGCCCGGGTGATGGGCGTGCAGGTGCTCACGCCGGCTCAACTGACGGAATTGCAGCCGTATAGCATGGATCGGAGTACGCCTCTCTGGTACTACATCCTCAAAGAGGCCCAGGTCTTGGAAAGCGGGCTCCGGATGGGACCGGTGGGTGCGCGGATCGTCGGGGAGGTATTCATCGGCCTGCTCAGGGCGGACCGGAGTACATATTTGAGTGTGGATCGGAACTGGAAACCGACCTTGCCGTCGGCGACTCCGGGCGACTTCAAGGTCACGGACCTGCTCCGACTTGCCGGTGTGGTTCCGCCGCTGTGA
- a CDS encoding DUF3386 family protein: protein MDAHTPQQPTVADDPRAREALRKAFENTARWQKDFKGFTADLTVNVDGAESAGPIMVKGPREVSVQLPDADIQKWAQEQLGMIAVHRGPRSFEESDGKYSLTMEEDGHPLGIKLNIHGSNSFYRLKNDRITQINRTMAHPGMAPFAFTINVEDSAVTQDGKNLTTRYTVYYYAPKDGKLNNVESFSDSHVRIGNSDLPGTRRIISYENGRVTVKSLTFSNHKLL, encoded by the coding sequence ATGGATGCACATACGCCGCAGCAACCGACCGTAGCCGACGATCCACGCGCACGTGAAGCCTTGCGAAAGGCATTCGAGAACACCGCCCGCTGGCAGAAGGACTTCAAGGGGTTTACGGCCGATCTGACCGTCAATGTCGACGGAGCCGAGAGCGCCGGCCCGATCATGGTCAAAGGTCCGCGCGAGGTTTCGGTGCAACTGCCGGACGCCGACATTCAAAAGTGGGCACAGGAGCAGCTGGGTATGATCGCTGTGCATCGCGGCCCGCGCAGTTTTGAAGAGTCCGACGGGAAGTACTCTCTGACGATGGAGGAAGACGGGCATCCGCTCGGCATCAAGTTGAACATACACGGTTCCAACTCTTTTTATCGGTTGAAGAACGACCGGATCACCCAGATCAACCGAACGATGGCCCATCCCGGGATGGCTCCGTTCGCATTCACGATCAACGTCGAGGACAGCGCCGTCACCCAGGATGGCAAGAATCTCACGACGAGATATACGGTGTACTACTATGCTCCCAAGGATGGAAAGTTGAACAACGTCGAAAGCTTCAGCGACAGCCACGTGCGGATCGGCAACTCCGATTTGCCCGGAACCAGACGGATCATCAGCTACGAGAACGGCCGGGTGACGGTCAAGAGCCTCACCTTTTCCAATCATAAGCTCCTGTGA
- a CDS encoding DUF5069 domain-containing protein, producing MRVTLGGYVHLARMIDKCRAVLAGTEGEYIYPCPLDKRLMEFAGVTAEQFTEAVTASRTDEEMIAWFQRTATPRPQSEVDQWNRALLLRGPSSTDSQKRFDAYRDAVDPSRTDLTSWADLQDLEEGRDVPCRQAANSDRETY from the coding sequence ATGCGGGTGACCCTCGGAGGGTATGTGCATCTGGCGCGCATGATCGATAAGTGCCGGGCAGTGTTGGCCGGTACGGAGGGCGAATACATCTACCCCTGCCCCCTGGACAAGCGGCTGATGGAGTTCGCAGGAGTGACGGCCGAGCAATTTACCGAAGCGGTGACCGCTTCGCGAACCGATGAAGAAATGATCGCCTGGTTCCAAAGAACAGCTACGCCTCGGCCTCAATCCGAAGTGGATCAGTGGAATAGGGCACTGTTGCTGAGAGGACCGAGTTCGACGGACAGTCAGAAGCGGTTCGACGCCTATCGGGACGCCGTCGATCCTTCACGAACCGATCTCACGAGTTGGGCCGATCTCCAAGACTTGGAAGAGGGTCGGGACGTTCCATGCCGTCAGGCGGCGAATTCAGACCGGGAGACATATTGA